The following are from one region of the Thermococcus cleftensis genome:
- a CDS encoding AEC family transporter, which produces MNIAEMLALIAVGYVLKRLIKSEKPFDYLRILVNDFLLALFIFGNVASKDLAYLLSIKTVFLYVFLIIAISLSTSYLYGRIVLKNDPWAGALMVLSVYPNTAALGFPIASLFLDDITPAILYSTTNSMIVIPIVTFIAAHYSSGGANVKESFLKALKFPPTVANLLALALIIAGVRIPSQILEPIRTVGWLSIPLLLIYFGSRITLRSFDWRRLAEVGLFRIVIPFAFVFLTLRWAAPDVFYSVLVEASMPPAIAANAILAQYRLKAEEAISVTFVLTMMVIGLFMALSALVG; this is translated from the coding sequence ATGAACATCGCCGAGATGCTCGCCCTCATAGCGGTCGGCTACGTCCTCAAGAGGCTGATTAAATCGGAGAAGCCCTTTGACTACCTACGTATTCTGGTGAACGACTTTCTCCTCGCCCTGTTCATCTTCGGGAACGTGGCGAGCAAGGATCTAGCATACCTCCTGAGCATAAAGACGGTCTTCCTCTACGTCTTCCTGATAATCGCGATAAGCCTTTCAACCTCCTACCTCTACGGCCGCATCGTCCTTAAAAACGACCCCTGGGCCGGTGCGCTGATGGTTCTCTCGGTCTATCCCAACACCGCCGCCCTCGGCTTCCCGATAGCGAGTTTATTCCTCGACGACATAACGCCCGCGATACTCTACTCGACAACCAACTCGATGATAGTTATCCCGATCGTCACCTTCATAGCGGCCCACTATTCCAGCGGCGGAGCGAACGTTAAGGAAAGCTTTCTGAAGGCCCTGAAGTTCCCGCCGACAGTGGCGAACCTCCTCGCCCTGGCCCTGATTATAGCGGGCGTTCGGATTCCGAGCCAAATCCTTGAGCCGATAAGAACCGTCGGCTGGCTCAGCATTCCCCTGCTCCTCATATACTTCGGCTCGCGGATAACGCTGAGGAGCTTCGACTGGCGCAGGCTCGCTGAGGTCGGACTCTTCAGAATAGTGATTCCCTTCGCCTTCGTCTTCCTTACCCTCCGCTGGGCGGCGCCGGACGTTTTCTACTCCGTTCTAGTCGAGGCCTCGATGCCGCCGGCGATAGCGGCCAACGCTATCCTCGCTCAGTACAGGCTCAAGGCCGAGGAGGCGATAAGTGTCACCTTCGTGCTGACCATGATGGTGATAGGACTGTTCATGGCTCTCAGCGCATTGGTTGGTTGA
- a CDS encoding M42 family metallopeptidase encodes MERVVEILKEILEIPSPTGYTREVLAHIERKLNAAGIRTYYTNKGALIAGNHPEPKLVVAGHVDTLGAMVKGILPDGHLSFTRVGGLLLPTFEGEYCTIITRSGKKYRGTLLLRNPSVHVNREAGKKERKEENMYIRLDELVEKKEGTEKLGIRPGDFIAFDPKFEYVNGFVKAHFLDDKASVAVMIDLMLDLGAETLERLPVAFFFSPYEEVGHGGSAGYPPTTEELLVVDMGVVGEGVYGKETAVSIAAKDSSGPYDYEMTTRLIELAEERGIPHVVDVFPYYGSDGSAALRAGWDFRVALIGPGVHASHGMERTHVKGLLATKELMRAYIEEKSRI; translated from the coding sequence ATGGAGCGAGTGGTCGAGATTCTGAAGGAGATCCTTGAGATACCCTCCCCAACGGGCTACACGAGGGAAGTCCTGGCCCACATAGAGAGGAAGCTCAACGCGGCAGGAATCAGGACGTACTACACCAACAAGGGCGCCCTGATAGCGGGCAACCACCCCGAGCCAAAGCTCGTCGTGGCGGGCCACGTTGATACCCTCGGCGCGATGGTGAAGGGAATCCTGCCCGACGGGCATTTGAGCTTCACGAGGGTGGGCGGACTCCTTCTCCCGACCTTTGAAGGTGAGTACTGCACGATAATCACCCGCTCGGGGAAGAAGTACCGTGGAACGCTCCTCCTCAGGAACCCCAGCGTCCACGTGAACAGGGAAGCCGGAAAGAAGGAGCGCAAGGAGGAGAACATGTACATAAGGCTAGACGAGCTTGTCGAGAAGAAAGAGGGCACTGAAAAACTTGGCATCAGACCGGGCGACTTCATAGCCTTCGACCCGAAGTTCGAGTACGTCAATGGCTTCGTCAAGGCCCACTTCCTCGACGACAAGGCGAGCGTGGCTGTGATGATAGACCTCATGCTTGACCTTGGAGCCGAAACCCTCGAAAGGCTCCCGGTGGCCTTCTTCTTCTCGCCCTACGAGGAGGTCGGCCACGGCGGTTCAGCTGGCTATCCACCCACCACCGAGGAGCTTCTCGTCGTGGACATGGGCGTGGTCGGCGAAGGCGTTTACGGAAAGGAGACGGCCGTTTCCATAGCGGCCAAAGATTCAAGCGGGCCCTACGACTACGAAATGACTACCAGACTTATCGAGCTTGCCGAGGAGAGGGGCATACCGCACGTGGTCGATGTCTTCCCCTACTACGGCTCCGACGGTTCAGCGGCTCTGAGGGCCGGCTGGGACTTCAGGGTTGCATTAATCGGACCCGGGGTTCATGCAAGCCACGGCATGGAGAGGACGCACGTCAAGGGCCTGCTCGCGACGAAGGAGCTGATGAGGGCTTACATCGAGGAGAAGTCTAGGATTTAA